A window of the Microbulbifer aggregans genome harbors these coding sequences:
- a CDS encoding dTDP-4-dehydrorhamnose reductase family protein → MNVLVTGASGLLGRSVLARLRSDKQFHVTGTAYSRAGNGLLPMDLTDENAVRQTLHTLKPTAVIHCAAERWPDRCAAAPETSWQLNVDATGSLTKLCEEAGAQLAYISTDYVFDGSAPPYRTDATPNPLNFYGRSKLAGEHVVLNGGNHWVLRLPLLFGPVQYPGESGVTALLETLRDATPQALDHWATRFPTCVEEVAEVIAQCLARAIDGENFSGIYHWSGDTACTRYQLALKLAAIAGLDANHLSPDPAPKFDQPRPRDCQLDKTRLTGLGIQGRESLEQQLGRAIAPFL, encoded by the coding sequence ATGAATGTTCTCGTCACCGGCGCCTCCGGCCTCCTCGGTCGCAGCGTCCTTGCCCGCCTTCGCTCCGATAAACAGTTTCACGTCACCGGCACAGCATACTCCCGCGCTGGCAACGGCTTGTTGCCAATGGACCTCACTGACGAAAACGCGGTGCGGCAAACCCTCCACACCCTAAAGCCCACCGCAGTGATTCACTGTGCCGCGGAGCGCTGGCCGGACCGCTGCGCCGCCGCCCCCGAGACCAGTTGGCAGCTCAATGTCGATGCCACCGGGTCACTGACAAAGCTGTGCGAGGAGGCCGGCGCTCAACTGGCCTACATCTCTACCGACTACGTTTTCGATGGCAGTGCCCCACCGTATCGGACAGATGCCACCCCCAATCCTCTGAACTTCTATGGCCGCAGCAAACTGGCCGGCGAGCACGTGGTTTTGAATGGCGGCAACCACTGGGTGCTGAGGCTGCCGCTACTCTTCGGCCCGGTGCAATACCCTGGAGAATCGGGCGTAACCGCCCTGCTGGAAACGCTCAGAGATGCGACACCCCAGGCCCTGGACCACTGGGCTACCCGCTTTCCTACTTGCGTGGAAGAAGTGGCAGAGGTAATTGCACAGTGCCTGGCCAGAGCGATCGACGGGGAGAACTTCTCGGGGATCTACCACTGGAGCGGGGACACAGCCTGCACCCGTTACCAGCTGGCGCTCAAGCTCGCCGCCATTGCCGGACTCGACGCCAATCACCTGAGCCCGGATCCAGCCCCCAAGTTCGACCAGCCGCGTCCGCGGGACTGCCAGTTGGATAAGACACGGCTCACCGGTTTGGGTATTCAGGGGAGAGAGTCGCTGGAGCAGCAACTGGGGCGCGCCATCGCGCCTTTTCTGTAA
- the argS gene encoding arginine--tRNA ligase gives MNIRQLLSDKVQAAMTAAGIPEQCGPVIAPSKKAGFGDYQANGAMAAAKRMGTNPRELAAKIVEQLDKGDMIEKAEIAGPGFINLHLSEQWLADRLETAERDSRLNIAPEGEPQTVVIDYSSPNLAKEMHVGHLRSTIIGDALARLLEFQGHKVIRQNHMGDWGTQFGMLLAHLSDKLENNDAEVALADLEVFYREAKIRFDEEEGFDDRAREYVVKLQSGDPECLKLWQQFIDISISHSEEIYDKLNVTLKRSDVYGESRYNDDLPVLVEELLDKGIAVRDQGAVVVFLEEMADKEGNPSPMIIQKKGGGYLYSTTDLAGIRYRANKLHADRILIVVDARQSLHLQQAFTAARKAGFLPDSVSLEHCAFGTMMGEDGKPFKTRTGGTVKLAALLDEAIERAQKLVAEKNPELGAEACAEIGHKVGIGAVKYADLSRTRTNDYVFNWDAMLSFEGNTAPYLQYAYTRVRSIFRRAGVEPAELTGAITLKTPEERALAIKLCQFGEVLQQVARDTYPHILCSYLYDLASAYMAFYEACPVLKEGVSEEDKQSRLRLCDLVARTLATGLDLLGIEVMEKM, from the coding sequence ATGAATATTCGCCAGCTCCTCTCTGACAAAGTCCAGGCCGCCATGACCGCCGCCGGAATCCCCGAACAGTGCGGCCCCGTAATCGCTCCATCCAAGAAAGCAGGCTTCGGCGATTATCAGGCCAACGGTGCCATGGCCGCAGCCAAGCGCATGGGTACCAACCCGCGGGAGCTGGCGGCCAAGATTGTCGAGCAGCTGGACAAGGGCGACATGATCGAGAAGGCAGAGATCGCCGGCCCCGGCTTCATCAACCTGCACCTGAGCGAGCAGTGGCTGGCAGATCGGCTCGAGACTGCCGAGCGAGACTCCCGCCTGAATATCGCCCCTGAGGGCGAGCCGCAAACCGTGGTGATCGACTACTCCAGCCCCAACCTGGCCAAGGAGATGCACGTCGGCCACCTGCGCTCCACCATCATCGGCGACGCCCTGGCGCGCCTGTTGGAGTTCCAGGGCCACAAGGTGATCCGCCAGAACCATATGGGCGACTGGGGCACCCAGTTCGGTATGCTGCTGGCGCACCTGTCCGACAAGCTGGAAAACAACGACGCAGAGGTGGCCCTGGCCGACCTGGAAGTGTTCTACCGCGAGGCCAAGATCCGTTTCGATGAAGAGGAAGGCTTCGACGACCGCGCCCGCGAATACGTAGTGAAGCTGCAAAGCGGCGATCCCGAGTGCCTGAAGCTATGGCAGCAGTTCATCGACATCTCCATCAGCCACAGTGAGGAGATCTACGACAAGCTCAACGTCACCCTGAAGCGCAGCGATGTCTATGGCGAAAGTCGCTACAACGACGACCTGCCCGTGCTGGTGGAAGAACTGCTGGACAAGGGCATCGCCGTGCGCGATCAGGGTGCTGTGGTGGTTTTCCTTGAGGAAATGGCCGATAAGGAAGGCAACCCCAGCCCGATGATCATCCAGAAAAAGGGCGGTGGTTACCTCTACTCCACCACCGACCTCGCGGGTATCCGCTACCGCGCCAACAAGTTACATGCGGACCGCATCCTGATTGTGGTGGATGCACGCCAGTCCCTGCACCTGCAGCAGGCTTTCACTGCCGCGCGCAAGGCGGGCTTCCTGCCGGATTCCGTATCCCTCGAGCACTGTGCCTTCGGCACCATGATGGGCGAGGACGGCAAGCCGTTCAAAACCCGCACCGGCGGCACCGTCAAACTGGCAGCCCTGCTGGACGAAGCCATCGAGCGCGCCCAGAAGCTGGTCGCGGAAAAGAATCCTGAGCTGGGTGCAGAAGCCTGCGCCGAGATCGGCCACAAAGTGGGTATCGGCGCGGTGAAGTACGCCGACCTCAGCAGAACCCGCACCAACGACTACGTCTTCAACTGGGACGCGATGCTCAGCTTCGAAGGCAACACCGCCCCCTACCTGCAGTATGCCTACACGCGCGTGCGCAGCATCTTCCGCCGTGCGGGGGTGGAACCGGCCGAGCTGACCGGTGCCATTACGCTGAAGACCCCGGAAGAACGCGCCCTCGCCATCAAGCTGTGCCAGTTTGGCGAGGTACTGCAGCAGGTGGCGCGCGATACTTATCCGCATATCCTGTGCTCCTACCTCTACGACCTCGCCAGTGCGTACATGGCCTTCTACGAGGCCTGCCCGGTACTGAAGGAGGGCGTGAGCGAGGAAGACAAACAGAGCCGTCTGCGCCTGTGTGACCTGGTGGCCCGCACCCTGGCCACGGGCCTGGATCTGCTCGGCATTGAAGTAATGGAGAAAATGTAA
- the sbcB gene encoding exodeoxyribonuclease I: MSATTLYWHDYETWGTDPGADKPSQFAGIRTDEDLNVVGEPLMLYCKPADDCLPQPMASLVTGISPQQALAEGVPELQFIRRILDELGAPGTCGVGYNSLRFDDEVTRHTLYRNLLDPYEREWRSGNSRWDIIDMVRLTYALRPEGIQWPEREGGVPSFRLEELTAANGIAHEGAHDALSDVRATIDMARLIRLRQPRLYDYVFRLRSKREAAAMIDLQARRPLLHVSGKVPASQGHLTYILPLAAHPVNRNAIIAANLAMDPEPILRLDADALRDRLYTSRDKLGEGELPAGLKLIHLNRCPVLAPPNMLDDKRAAELGIDKAACEQHWQALRDVDLREKLQQVFVDGDFPERDVEASLYSGFLADPDRDLCRDLHRALESRGPEALAAPVPFTDKRLPELLFRLRARNFPGTLSAEEQQRWQEWRYRRLTDPAAGASITLEPYFEQIAELREQYPEKMQLLDQLEAWGDGLLV; this comes from the coding sequence GTGAGCGCAACCACACTCTACTGGCACGATTACGAGACCTGGGGTACCGACCCAGGTGCGGACAAGCCATCCCAGTTCGCCGGCATCCGCACCGACGAGGACCTGAACGTCGTCGGTGAGCCGCTGATGCTCTACTGCAAGCCTGCGGACGACTGCCTGCCACAGCCGATGGCGAGCCTGGTAACCGGTATCAGCCCGCAGCAGGCGCTGGCCGAGGGGGTGCCTGAACTGCAGTTTATCCGCCGTATCCTCGACGAGCTGGGCGCGCCCGGTACCTGCGGTGTGGGCTACAACAGCCTGCGTTTCGATGATGAAGTCACCCGCCACACCCTCTACCGCAACCTGCTCGATCCCTATGAGCGTGAGTGGCGCTCGGGTAACAGCCGCTGGGACATTATCGACATGGTCCGCCTGACCTACGCCCTGCGCCCAGAGGGTATCCAGTGGCCAGAGCGGGAAGGGGGCGTTCCCTCTTTCCGGCTGGAAGAGCTGACCGCGGCCAACGGCATCGCCCACGAAGGGGCGCACGATGCGCTCTCTGATGTGCGTGCCACCATCGACATGGCCCGCCTGATCCGTCTGCGCCAACCACGGCTCTACGACTATGTGTTCCGCCTGCGCAGCAAGCGCGAAGCGGCGGCGATGATCGACCTGCAGGCCCGGAGGCCGCTGCTGCATGTTTCCGGTAAGGTGCCGGCCAGTCAGGGGCACCTCACTTATATACTGCCGCTGGCCGCACACCCGGTGAACCGCAATGCCATCATCGCCGCCAACCTCGCCATGGATCCGGAGCCGATCCTGAGACTCGATGCCGACGCCCTGCGTGACAGGCTGTACACCTCTCGAGACAAGCTGGGGGAGGGTGAGTTACCTGCGGGGCTCAAGCTGATTCACCTGAACCGATGCCCGGTGTTGGCGCCGCCCAATATGCTCGACGACAAACGCGCAGCCGAACTGGGTATCGACAAGGCCGCCTGCGAACAACACTGGCAGGCACTACGGGATGTGGATCTGCGTGAGAAGCTGCAGCAGGTCTTTGTGGATGGGGATTTCCCGGAGCGCGATGTGGAGGCGAGCCTCTACAGTGGTTTCCTGGCGGATCCGGACCGGGATCTCTGTCGGGACCTGCACCGGGCCCTGGAAAGCCGGGGCCCGGAAGCGCTGGCAGCGCCGGTGCCATTTACGGATAAGCGCCTGCCGGAGCTGCTGTTTCGCCTGCGGGCCCGCAATTTCCCGGGCACGCTTTCCGCCGAAGAGCAGCAGCGCTGGCAGGAGTGGCGTTATCGGCGGCTGACGGACCCGGCGGCCGGCGCCAGCATTACACTGGAGCCCTATTTCGAGCAGATCGCCGAGTTGCGGGAGCAGTATCCGGAGAAGATGCAGCTGCTGGATCAGTTGGAAGCCTGGGGAGATGGGTTGCTGGTCTGA